A genomic stretch from Aerococcaceae bacterium zg-1292 includes:
- a CDS encoding ABC transporter substrate-binding protein, with amino-acid sequence MKRVSKILTLCIMLVAMMTQTVSHFTVHAKETLNVAIVQLVSHPSLDVIVEGVKKGLADAGYKEGDNLSVDFYNAEGDMNLLSSIAETVVNKKPDVIYAVTTPVAQFMADATSEIPIILAGITDPVGAKLVDSLEKPGGNITGVSDKVSYEQQFELLKELQPDVKTVGMLYTTNEDSSLAELKEAAEVAKKFGIEAKIEGIDSTLDMQLVAENLAGKVDAIFVGSDNTIASAFETLLDATDAAKIPIFSTVDTFVKQGALSAVAINQRDIGIQAALMGVDVFNGKHPGNMPIQHVEKLVSVINSKTAEFLSIELSDALKAKLTDVSEE; translated from the coding sequence ATGAAAAGAGTATCAAAAATATTAACACTGTGCATTATGTTAGTAGCGATGATGACACAAACTGTCAGTCATTTCACTGTTCATGCAAAAGAAACCTTAAATGTTGCGATTGTTCAATTAGTCAGTCATCCTTCTCTTGATGTTATTGTCGAAGGTGTAAAGAAAGGCTTAGCAGATGCCGGATATAAGGAGGGAGATAATTTAAGCGTTGATTTCTATAATGCGGAAGGGGATATGAATTTACTCAGCTCTATCGCTGAAACAGTTGTCAATAAAAAACCGGATGTGATTTATGCAGTCACCACACCTGTAGCGCAATTTATGGCAGATGCAACGAGCGAAATTCCAATTATTTTAGCGGGAATTACTGATCCAGTAGGGGCAAAATTAGTCGATTCACTTGAAAAACCCGGGGGCAATATCACAGGTGTGAGTGATAAAGTGAGTTATGAACAACAATTTGAGCTGTTAAAGGAATTGCAGCCGGATGTAAAAACCGTGGGGATGTTATATACGACCAATGAAGATAGCTCGCTGGCTGAATTGAAAGAAGCAGCTGAAGTCGCTAAAAAATTCGGTATTGAAGCAAAAATTGAAGGTATTGACTCTACATTAGATATGCAGTTAGTAGCAGAAAATCTTGCAGGTAAAGTGGACGCCATCTTTGTCGGTTCGGACAATACAATTGCCAGCGCGTTTGAAACCTTATTGGATGCAACAGATGCAGCGAAGATTCCTATTTTTTCGACAGTTGATACCTTTGTTAAACAAGGTGCCTTGTCAGCGGTGGCGATTAATCAACGAGATATTGGTATTCAAGCTGCTTTGATGGGGGTCGATGTGTTCAACGGTAAACACCCTGGTAATATGCCGATTCAACATGTGGAAAAATTAGTGTCCGTAATCAATTCGAAAACAGCAGAATTTTTGAGCATTGAATTATCAGATGCATTAAAAGCTAAATTAACCGATGTAAGTGAGGAATAA